CCAGCAGATGATTCAATAAGGAAAATAGTCATTAGCTGCAGCTTTAGTTCTCATGGGCGGAAAATGCAAACGGTGTATTATCTCCCCGTTCCTTACCATGATAGGTGGGGTTCAGGCAGAGGCAGCAGCAATAGCTGATTGAGACACAGTGCACTCCACAGGCAGGCCTGCCATTGGCTGAAACCGTGAGCCACTCCGACATCCAAGCCCCGCCTCTCCCCTGGCCTCACACGCTGTCGATCCAGCCCTGTCAACACGTTGTGCTCCGCAGCCCAGTTTAGCTGTGGGACTAGGATGACgaacacagcagcaacaggtTTTAAGATCATTAAGGACGTTTGCCTTTTTATTGAGATGCATGTTAGTGTTTGTAACCTTGTGGAACAATACGAAAGACACAACTGACCGGCATGTGGGTAGTGGGTAGCTCCGGGCCGGTTGTTCCAGGACAGCTCATCGTAAACCATGCCCAGCACCAAagcctggagctgctgctgtgaggGTGTTGGTGTGGCCTGTCGCAGCCAGAAGGCTGTCACTGCTACAGCCAGCCTCaggtggagaggaagaggagccagGGCAGACTCTTTCGTACCCAAGACTTCTAACAGGACACCGAGACGAACTGCCACAGGAGCCTGGGTAAAATTATGGGACAACATTGGGAAAaggtaattaaaaaaacacatgaacaatttcctttaaaaactataaattcaacatattttatattgtcaTGTTTACCTGGCCGAGTGTATCTAGACGTAGGGGGTTTCTGAGCGGATGTGCCTCTACGTGGTTTTTCTTCAAGTTCAGATCCACACGGTCGTACTCCTCTACAAACATGGGGGCACTAGAGCCCTGAACTGTAGCTGCACCGGCTGCTTGTTCGATGCTAAATCCTACATTTACACCCTGCTGTGTGGGTAAAATCATGCCCCGACCTcgacctccacctccaccaacaTGACCACCTCCCCGCCCCCTACCCCCTCGCACTCTCCCACCTCTCGTACCCTGGCTGATGTTTTCTTGTCCCCTCACATCCCGTGCTTGTACATCTTGGCCTCTCTGCAGTAATATCCCATATATAGCCTGGCGTATGGTGATGGCACTGCAGTGGCTGCTGGCTAGCTTGCTGTTCTCTACCTGTGGGATGAGCAGGACCCTGTGCATCACCAGAGCATCTACCACTAAAGGAGCCAACAGTCCCTGCGCTGCAGCCAGCGACAGGCACTCTGGCAGCCCAGAGGTCCGCCCTCCAGGGGCTGCCTGACCTCCAGAGAACCAGCGAGCCAGAGAGCTTTGAGGGGTGATGTGGTACTCCTGCATACCCGCCCATAGCTTTGAACTGAGCCCACCCTGCTGTCCTCTCTTGCCCCTAACGCCTCCACCTTCCTCCCCCATTAGCCTGCTCACTTCCTCCAGGGCCTCCGCCGGACTCGGAAAAGTGGACAGCCAGAGGAGGAAGCCCTCAATGCGGGAAGAGGGTGCCCTACCTTTACCCctgccacctcctcctctccgtaaTGCATTCACATCTAACAGACCTATCAGTGTTTCAGCATCTTTTGGAGTGCCATAGTCATTGCCAGCCAGGACGGCACATAAGGGTAGCAACTCCCGGTTCATGCCGCCAAACCAGCGACACAGCCCGTCGGTGGTGTAGCACCGAGCCGAGATGTAGCGGTGAGAGGCTTTACCGTTGAGGTTGGTCCACTGGAAATAATGGAGTGGCAGATAACCACCTAAGAAAACAAAGCACATATGTAAAACAACAGCACAGCATCAAGTGAGATCACCACCATTCATTACAAAGGTTGATTTAGATCCGTGTTAAAGTACAAAAATCCTGTCGCTACCCACACCTGGCAGGTCAAAGATATAAAAGTCGCTGTCATTGGTCAGAACTGGGCAGCTCCACTGGTGAGCCAAACATGCAATATCCCagtcagcctcagctgcacaCTGGAACAGCGGGACTCCTCTCTGGATGAGGACCTGAATGAAGACGTCTCTTGTGAGGATGGGGAGAACGGAGCCATTGCGGCCGTGGGAAAGACTGTCCGCATCCTTTATCTTGGACTGCAGACGCTGACGCAGAGTGGGGAACTTCTTGTCACTGGGGTCGATCCCTTATagccacaaacaaaaaaacagaaattaaaagtgctattgataatattgataacattcacccacaagatgtcacattctccctcccccgtactattgcatttacttcaagTCATTGACAGGcgcttaccgtcaatctcagcatttatccgttttttccacactaactgacgacccagagataccacgtgataccaacgttgtttttactattggctcacaagccttgttagaagcgAGAACCAAACGtctgatatcttccacagagaaaaacaaaacattcattttggacccaacacaaatgttttaataattaattcacaatcataaccttttttttatcaGGAAAAGACATACTTTTATTccgcacctttctaaaggctctgtggatgtattatttttcaaaaatatatttgtctacaaaaaaatgttatcactaagacctttaaatgtTTGTGGGTGTTATAACTGCAGATAAACTTttcccatttttaaaggggacatatgaaaactcactttttcagtgcttgtgctcatgcAGTtgtctgtgaaataagacaacccagtcagttttttgtgagctgtctagatcagaaaacatgtgattcaacaagccattcagatttggctccccttcctatgtcacatgcaggctcattagaaaatatcgcccacagcttgagaactacctttgcaaaggtgcaccatatttttcacgtttgtgcagaaataaattctgcagctcctccagaccaacagaggtttcccgtgtcttgtgaagtgacggggctccgcagcgagataCGTTATTGTCGCcgaccaggtgccggtgtctttcctgttccctccggccgcggtcgggaggctgaggcaggaaaagccaacactaggatcagcattgattcatggagagaccttcgtctggtctgctaacattactgccaagcaggtgaaatatacagtgatattgtggttttagctgacgtgtgtcgcctcactgtgttgagcgatgctcgttcatgtctatttagagcgagcacaagcgcgagcccgaggctgactttcgttgacttaacggccacaggtgtcgctgctaagaagcatttctgattcttacaaacagtaccttttaaagcaggggtctcaaactcgcggcccgcgggccaattgcggcccgcaagacgatattttgtggcccccaccttgatatgaaagtttaatgttagtgcggcccgcaaattttttttttttttataaagttttttttgggggcattttttcatttttattgacaggacagtggatagagtcttggaaaggggggagagagagagtggatgcggaaagggccacaggccggattcgaacccgagccgccgcggtcaggaccaagtcttgttacatgggcgcccgctctaccaactgagctaaccaggcgccctcggcccgcgagttttatgtgaatggcagtttgccgttgaaggtccctttgttgcgcgagcccgagctgaacgaacctaccaatcacagtggggtatatggctcccggggacgggcaatcggccgggcttgatgcaagcagagaaacatttcacaacaactgtggcggcgcccgtgtaacatcgcataagcttgattaaagcttgatttatacttctgcgttgaatcgacgccgtagcctgacgtgcacctctacagaaatgtaactacacgtcgcggcgacgcagaccgcaacagctgtgattggtccagtctctcagcgatgctgagcggccaggaccaagttctacttctctctgcctccatcttttcaatgtttgttcacacaaatccactcagatatattttctcttttcggcgttgcagtaatgtcagtaaaagttctgtggttcaacagttattagctccaactccctcagtttctgtttgtagtacaagaagaagaaggaaactcatagagacgccgccgccaactagcggtttggtggtgtaattgcagagcaacacaaacacagcaggcacaactttattgcggagtgacaccaagtggaatgaatatatatcttgtcacacagccccaatcatgtctttttcaaagcctgcagtgaagagaaaggttggtgacgagcacagacaatttcaggaaaagtgggagacgcaatagaggccatgttcagaagaaccgttcatgttcttcaatgttccattaatgttcaggacagttcatgttcagaagaacccattcaagttaaagaactgttaataatgacgtttgagaagattttttttttttttaacaaagctttttttgtggaatacctgatgcggcccagcctcacccagactctgcctccagcggcccccaggtaaattgagtttgagaccactgttttaaagcaagtaaacatgttctggtagaaacctaaaataaaaatttgaccctgaaaatgagcatatgtcccctttaacaaaaTGTGAGCAAACTGTTTTTGGTCAATCCAATCCATTCATCAAAAGAACTGTCTACATTAATCAAAACATCTGACTTTATGCTATCATTTAAATGTGTAAGTAATCATACATGCTTGGAaaatcatatttaaaaaaagttatctgAAATAAAAGGAGCTGGAATTCAATAGCATCCTTACCTCCATCCAGGAGCACATATGGCTGGATGTTGCAGGCTGATAGAGCAGAGAGGAACTGGTTGAGCAGGCAAGCGAAAGCATCATAGTCTCCTCCATGCTGCTGGTCCAAACCGTGGTTAAAGTAGAGGCGGAAGTACAGACTGCAGCCATCAATAACCAGGCGGCTGTCTCTGAACTTCACATCTTGGAGGAAGTTTCTGTTCCCCTCCACATACGTGGTCAGACCCTGGACACCCATAGGACCTCACGGCGTAGGAAACACATGAGTTATCCTCCTCACTGCTGGTGCTTCAGTGCCGCGCAGAGTAGTTTGGACACTGCCCTGGCTGGTCTGAGGGTGTGTGTGGAGACCAATGTGACGTCACTTCTGTTTACAAGTCTTGCAGGGGTTATTTCCTGTTACACTTCGAAATAAAAGTCCTGATTTGTAAACAAAAGGCGTGTATTCAgcattaaaaaacactttaaacgTATACTACTGAATCTAAACCCGCAcgcaattaaataataaaacactttaaaaatgaaaaaaactgttgtaaaaaaaataaaaaatagaaaaagactGCCAAACTGCAACAAATCACGCTGCGTCTCGCGAGAGAACGCGATAACTCAAGAGCTAGTTAACAATGTGACGTCACTTCTGTTTACAAGTCTTGCAGGGTCATTTTCCTGTtacacttcaaaataaaagttctgGTTTGTAAACAAAGGCGTGTATTctgcataaaaaacacattaaacgtTTACTACTGAATCTAAACCCCACGcaattaaataataaagcaCTTGTAacgttgtaaaaaaaattaaaaatacagtaCTTGCTGTTATTAACCAATGTGACGTCACTTTCTGTTTACATGTCTTGCAGGGTCATTTCTTGTtacacttcaaaataaaagtcctagTTTGTAACAAAGGCGTGTATTctgcataaaaaaacactttattgtattttaaacGTATACTACTGAATCAAACCCCAcgcaattaaataataaaacactttaaaaatgaaaaaaacgttgtaaaaaaataaaaaatttaaaaaaactgtcAAACTGCGACAAATCACGCTTCGTCTCGCGAGAGAACACGAGAACTCAAAAGCTAGCGAGAAGAAGCGCTAGCCCAGTGTTGTTCTCCTGTTTGAGATCAATCtcgttttttattattaatgggCCACAATGTCCGGAGGAACAAACCTCGGCATGCCTGGGACAAGCCAACCCAGCTCCGGAACATCCTTACATCGGAGAAAAGACGGCAGTCCGTCCGATAGGTTCTGGGAGAGTCCGGAGACTTCAGCCCAGCTAGAGGTGCTGCGACTGTGGGTCGGGAAGCACTACAAGAAGGTAGCAGCTAGCTGCAAACATCATGCTGCAGAGCATTACGTTGATCTGTGTGATGAAGCCAATGAGTGCTGTTGTctaatgttatttaaaaataatacatgcAAAGTGCAAATGTAGCCAAATCCTAGAGGTTAATCTGTAGTAAATACAACAGTTAAATAAGGCTAGATGCAGGGGTCAGCAAGctttactatctaaagacacattttaggcaaaagataaattaacaaataatctgtctggagctgcaaaacatttgatcattgtgatgaaggtaacacagtttatagtctaagtatatagtatataagtctaatgcagtgagggccaaagagcaaatgtactacagagtattagggccacattgaggaaaaaaagtcataatattactagaaaaaagttgtaatattacgagaataaagtcataatattacgagaaaaaagttgtaatattacgagaataaagtcataattttaatagaataaattcataatattacgagaataaagtcataatattacgagaataaagtcataattttaccagaataaagtcataatattacgagaataaagtcataattttaatagaataaattcataatattacgagaataaagtcataattttaccagaataaagtcataactttacgagaaaaaaagttgtaatattacgagaataatgtcataactttacgagaataaagtcataatataacgagaataaagtcataattttacgagaataaagtcataattttacgagaataatgtcataactttacgagaataaagtcataattttacaagaataaagtcataatattacgaaaataaagtcattattttacgagaataaaatcataattttacgagaataaagtcataactttacgagaaaaaaaataacctgtaaaattactactttataatattatgactttattctaataatatttcaacttttttctcgtaaacatttgactttattatcataatattatgtattttttcttgtacacctatgacttcattcttgaaatattatgactttattcttgaaatattatgacttcattcttgaaatattatgactttattcttgaaatattatgactttattctcgtaatactatgactttattcttgtaatattatgacttttttctcaaaatctcagatttattttcttttcctcaatgtggccctaatactcagtCGTACCGTtgtacattagacctacaacaatgataaatagaaatgaaaatgtaaacaaaaaacagttattcattccatttttataaatccacagggagccactagagaggagctaaagagctgcatgtggctccggagccgcaggttgctgacccctggtctagactATCGGTTAAATACAGTGGGGCTGTAGGTTGCATCAAAGCACGATGATGAAGC
This Sebastes fasciatus isolate fSebFas1 chromosome 17, fSebFas1.pri, whole genome shotgun sequence DNA region includes the following protein-coding sequences:
- the aste1b gene encoding single-strand DNA endonuclease ASTE1 translates to MGVQGLTTYVEGNRNFLQDVKFRDSRLVIDGCSLYFRLYFNHGLDQQHGGDYDAFACLLNQFLSALSACNIQPYVLLDGGIDPSDKKFPTLRQRLQSKIKDADSLSHGRNGSVLPILTRDVFIQVLIQRGVPLFQCAAEADWDIACLAHQWSCPVLTNDSDFYIFDLPGGYLPLHYFQWTNLNGKASHRYISARCYTTDGLCRWFGGMNRELLPLCAVLAGNDYGTPKDAETLIGLLDVNALRRGGGGRGKGRAPSSRIEGFLLWLSTFPSPAEALEEVSRLMGEEGGGVRGKRGQQGGLSSKLWAGMQEYHITPQSSLARWFSGGQAAPGGRTSGLPECLSLAAAQGLLAPLVVDALVMHRVLLIPQVENSKLASSHCSAITIRQAIYGILLQRGQDVQARDVRGQENISQGTRGGRVRGGRGRGGGHVGGGGGRGRGMILPTQQGVNVGFSIEQAAGAATVQGSSAPMFVEEYDRVDLNLKKNHVEAHPLRNPLRLDTLGQAPVAVRLGVLLEVLGTKESALAPLPLHLRLAVAVTAFWLRQATPTPSQQQLQALVLGMVYDELSWNNRPGATHYPHAVPQLNWAAEHNVLTGLDRQRVRPGERRGLDVGVAHGFSQWQACLWSALCLNQLLLLPLPEPHLSWLYSGTLVHGLLKYLKGGGAAESLLAGGHLSGQLYSSLLGAVRNCSFKTHPSSSAAGGRNRGRGGGRGRRGRGRGGRGGRGAGRGTGEINNRFSLLMSDEEFDDD